CGGTGAGCGTGGCGGTGCCGATGATGCATGCGCTGGACCAGCCGCTGTCGGACCCGTTCCTGATGACCATGCTCGCGCTGCTGGCCGAAGAACTCACCGGCCGTGGTTACAGCATGCTGTTGTCCAAGCTCAATCGGCATCAGGACGGCTGGGTGGAACAACTCGCACGCGGTAGCCGCTCCGATGGCGTGATCGTGCTCGGGCAAAGCTCCGAACATGCCGCGCTGGATGCGGCCGCACGCGATGGCCTGCCGATGGCGGTGTGGGGCAGCCGGATCGACGGGCAGTCCTACATCAGCGTGGGCAGCGACAATTTCCAGGGCGGCGCACTGGCCACCGAGCACCTGATCGCCAGCGGCCGCCGGCGCATCGCCTTCCTGGGCGATGACCAGCTTCCCGAAGTGGCGCCGCGCTTTGCCGGCTACCGGCAGGCGCTGGAGCAGCATGGCCTGGAGTTCGACACGCGCCTGCACGCGCGCAGCCACTTCCTCAGCGAGGACGCCTACCGGCTGACCCGCGCCATGCTCAAGAAGACCGACGCACCCGATGGCCTGTTTGCCGCTTCCGACGTGATTGCGGTCGGCGCGATCCGCGCCCTGGTCGAAGCCGGCCACCGCGTGCCGCAGGACATTTCGCTGGTGGGCTTCGACGATATTCCGCTGGCCGCCTACAGCCAGCCGCCGCTGACCACCGTGCAGCAGGACCTGGGCCTGGCCGCGCGCCTGCTGGTGGACCGGCTGCTGGCATTGATCGCCGGCGAAGCAGTGGACTCGGTGGAGATGCCGGTGAAGCTGGTGGTGCGCGAGTCGGCTTGATTCGGGATTCGGGATTCGGGATTCGGGATTCGGGATTCGGGATTCGGGATTCGGGATCGGGAATCGGGAATCGGGAATCGGGAATCGGGAATCGGGAATCGGGAATCGGGAATCGGGAATCGGGAATCGGGAATCGTAAGAGCGTGCGTCCTGGACGGATTGCGCGCAATCACTTGATGCTGCAATCCGCTTTTTAGCGGCAAAACGTTGCGACACCTTGCTGGCAACTAGGCCGCCACGGCCTTGGGTTTGCGGATGCGTACGCACAACATCGCCACCGCTGCAGCCAACATCAGTGCGCCGGCCAGGCGGATCACGTTGCGCGGGTCGCCGTGCAACAGCGGTTCGTAATACAGCGGCAGGGTCACGATCTGGATCAGCATCGGCAGCACGATGAACAGGTTGAACAGGCCCATGTACACGCCGGTGCGCTCGGGCGGAATGCTGTCGGCCAGCATCAGGTAGGGGTTGCCCATCATGCTGGCCCAGGCCAGGCCAATACCGATCATAGGCAGCAGCAACAACCAACGGTTCTCGATGCCCGGCAATACCCACATGCCCACGCCAGCCGCCAGCAGGCAGGCCGCGTGCGTGTACTTGGGGCCAACGCGCCGCACCACCGGCACCATCGCAAAGGCCGCCAGAAACGCGATGAAATTGTAGAAACCGCCGATCTGCCCGTTGACCAGCCCGGCCTCGCGGAAGCCGTGCGAGTTCGCCTCGGTGGTGCCGAACAAGGTGGTCGACAGCGAAAGCACGATGTACTGCCAGTAGCTGAAGATCGCATACCACTGAAACAGCATCACCGGCGCCAGCTGGCGCATGGTCGGCGGCATGTCGCGCAGGGCGCTGCCGATTTCGCGCAGCGTGGCGCCCAGCCCGGTGCCGGCCTTGCGCATGCGCGCGATCTCCGCCGCGGGCACCACCGGCTCGCGCACGCTGCGCGCGGTGAGCAGGATCGAGGCGGCCGAAAAGCCGGCGCCGATCACGAACGCGGCAATGGTCACGTACGGGATGTGGTGCGCATTGGCCGCGTCCTGGCTCATGCCGAACCACACCAGCAAGGGCGGGGTGAGATAGGCCAGCGTCTGCGCCAGCCCGGTAAAGGCGCTCTGTGTGAGATACCCCAACGGCCGCTGCGGTGGCGCCAGCACGTCGCTGACCAGAGCGCGGTACGGCTCCATCGCGACGTTGTTTGCGGCGTCCAGCACCCACAGCAGGCAGACCGCCATCCACAATGCGGTACTGAAGGGCATCGCCAGCAGGCACAGGCTGCACACCAGCGCGCCGAGCACCATGTAGGGCATGCGCCGACCCCAGCGCGTCACCGAGCGATCGCTCAAGGCGCCGACGAACGGCTGCAGCACCAGGCCGGTGATCGGCCCGGCCAGCCACAGGTACGGCAGGCTGGCGTGGTCGGCACCCAGGTAGTTGTAGATCGGGCTCATGTTGCTCTGTTGCAGCCCGAAGCTGTATTGCACACCGAAGAACCCGGCATTGAGGGCCAGGATGCGTGCGAAGGAAAGCGGAGGAGCGGTCGACGACATACAGGGTCCAGGCATCGGTGCGGCTCCCAGTGGCCGCAGCGCACTCTACCCTGGTCGCTTTGCAATCGATTGTAACGCTGCGCCGCAGCACGGACGCTCGCCCGCTTGTCCATCTTTGGTTATCGCAAAAAATGCTGCAACGCAGGATTGCAATCGATTGCATTAGGGCGTATCACTCCGCTCGCACTGCAGGCCACCCGGCCATCCCTGGGAGGGGACGACGCAGGGCGTCGACACACCACCACCCGTGAGAGAGAGAATCGCGATGTCCACCTTGCACACCCTGCGCCTGCACGCTTTGGCCTGCGCGGTCACCACCTGCCTGTGCGCGCCGCTCGCGCTGGCCCAGGACGCCACCCCGCCCGCACCCGCCACCCCGCCGGCCGCCGACAGCGCCGCGGTCAACCTGGACTCGGTGTTCGTCACCGGCACCTCCACCGCCACCACCAAGCTCAAGTCCAGCGTGTCGGTCAGCACCGTGGGTGCGGAGGCGATCGAGCAATCGGCCCCGCGCAGCACTGCAGAAATCTTCCGCAACATTCCCGGTATCCGCTCCGAGTCCAGCGGCGGCGAAGGCAATGCCAATATCGCCGTGCGCGGCCTCCCCGTGGCTTCCGGCGGCGCCAAGTTCCTGCAGCTGCAGGAAGACGGCCTGCCGGTGATGGAGTTCGGCGATATCGCCTTCGGCAACGCCGATATCTTCCTGCGCTCGGATTTCACGATGGATCGCATCGAAGCGATCCGCGGCGGTTCGGCCTCCACGTTTACCAGCAATGCGCCCGGCGGCATCATCAACTTCATCAGCAAGACCGGCGACACCGAAGGCGGCAGCGTCGGCGTCAGTCGCGGCCTGGACTACGACAACACCCGTATCGACTTCAATTACGGCGCGCCGTTTGCCGAGCACTGGCAGTTCAACATCGGCGGCTTCTTCCGCCAGGGCGACGGTGTGCGCGATGCCGGCTACACCACCGACAAGGGCGGCCAACTCAAGGCCAACCTCACCCGCCTGTTCGAGAACGGCTACGTGCGTGTGTACGGCAAATACCTCAACGACCGTGCCGCCGGCTATTTGCCGGTGCCCACCTCGGTGCGTGGCCGCGACGGCTCGCCGGACCTGGGCGGCTTCCCCGGGTTCGATCCCGGCAACGACACCTTGTACAGCCGTAATTTCCGCACCGATGTTGGCCTGGATGGCAACAACCAGCCGCGCCGCACCGACCTTGGCGACGGCATGCACCCGATCTCCCGCACCATCGGCGCCGAAGCCTGGTTCGACCTGGGCAATGGCTGGAACCTGAGCGATAAATTCCGTATCGCCGACAACAGCGGCCGCTTCGTCAGCCCGTTCCCGGCCGAAGTCACCGATGCCGCCGCGCTGGCATCGTCCATCGGCGGCGCCGGCGCGCAGCTGGTGGAAGCCGGTGGCGCCAATGCTGGCCAGGCCTACACCGGCACGGCCATCCGCACGCATCTGTTCAATGTCGCCATCAACGATCTGGGCAATGTCACCAACGACCTCAGCCTCTCGCGTGAGTTCGGCGGTGACGGCCGCACCCTCAACCTGCGCATGGGCTACTACACCTCGCGCCAGACCATCGACATGGACTGGACCTGGAACTCCTACGTGCAGAGCCTGGGCCGCGACTCGCGCCTGCTCAACGTGGTCGACGCCGCAGGCGTGTCGCGCTCGCAGAACGGCCTGTACGCCTACGGCACGCCGTTCTGGGGCGATTGCTGCATCACCCGCAGCTACGACGTGCGCTACGACGTCAACGCACCGTACGTGTCGCTCACCTTCGACAGCGGCAAGCTCAGCATCGACGGCAGCCTGCGCTACGACATGGGCGATGCGCGCGGCAACTATTCCGGCACCGCCATCGCGCAGAACCTGGACGTCAACGGCGATGGCGTGATCCAGCCGGTGGAGCAGCGCGTGGCCACCGTGGACACCGCCAATGCGCGGCCAGTGGACTACGACTGGAACTACCTGTCGTACTCATTGGGCGGCAATTACCTGATCAACGACGACCTGGGCGCATTCGCACGCGTCAGCCGTGGCGCACGCGCCAATGCCGACCGCCTGCTGTTCGGCGTGATCCGCGACGATGGCTCGGTGACCTCCGATGAAGCGGTCAACGTGGTGCGACAGACCGAAGCCGGCCTGAAGTGGCGCCGCGACGGCCTGAGCCTGTTTGCCACCGCGTTTGCCGCGCGCACCCAGGAGCAGAACTTCGAAGTCACCAGCCAGCGCTTCTTCAACCGTAGCTACAAGGCGCACGGGATCGAGCTGGAAGCCAGCTACCGCTACGAGGGCTTCACCGTCAACGGCGGCGTGACCTGGACCGATGCAGAAATCGCCAGGGACCAGATCACTCCGGAGAACACCGGCAACGTGCCGCGCCGCCAAGCCGACTTCGTGTGGCAGCTCACCCCGAGCTACCGCGGCGACGGCTACCAGTTCGGCGTGAACCTGATCGGCACCACCGAGGCCTACACGCAGGATTCCAACCAGCTGAAGATGCCGGGCTACACGCAGGTGAACCTGTTCGGCGACTACCGCATCACCGATGCGCTCACCGTCGCGTTGAACGTCAACAACCTGTTCAATACGTTCGGGCTGACCGAAGCCGAGGAAGCCACCATTCCGGCCAACGGCATCATCCGCGCACGTTCGATCGCCGGCCGCACCACCAGCCTCAGCCTGCGCTACGACTTCTAAAGGACCCGCGCCGGGCCCTGCCCGGCTTTCCCCATGATCGCTTCCTCCCCCATCGATGCCGCTGCACTGCGCGCCAGCGTTGCCGCCGCACTGGATCCGTCCACTGCCGTAGCAACACTGGCGCGTTTCGATACGCATGCCCCGCGCCTGCTCGACGCGCTGTCCACGCTCTACGGCGACCATGCCGACTACGTCACCTGGTTGCCACAGTGGCTGAGCGCACTGGGCGTGGTCGCACAGGCACGGCCAGCGGCCTTGCGGCACCTCGACGACAGCCGCGCACCGGGCTGGTTCGGCCAGCAGGACATGCTGGGCTACAGCGCCTACGTGGACCGTTTTGCCGGCACGCTGCGCGGTGTTGCCGAGCGCGTTCCGTATCTGCAGGAACTGGGCGTGCGGTATCTGCACCTGCTGCCATTCCTGCGCGCACGCGCCGGCGACAACGACGGCGGTTTTGCGGTCAGCGATTACGGCCAGGTGGAACCGGCCCTGGGCAGCAACGACGATCTGGTCGCACTCACCGCACGCCTACGCGCGGCCAACATCAGCCTGTGCGCAGATTTCGTGCTCAACCACACCGCCGACGACCACGCCTGGGCACAGGCCGCACGCGCTGGCGATACGCGTTATCTCGACTACTACCATCACTTCGCCGACCGCAACGCACCTGACCAGTACGACACCACCCTGGTGCAGGTGTTCCCGCAGACTGCGCCCGGCAACTTCACCTGGGTGGACGAGACCCGGCAGTGGATGTGGACCACGTTCTATCCCTATCAGTGGGATTTGAACTGGAGCAACCCGGCGGTGTTCGGCGAGATGGCATTGGCGATGCTGGAGCTGGCCAATCTGGGCGTGGAAGCGTTCCGACTCGATTCCACGGCGTACCTGTGGAAACGCCCGGGCACCAACTGCATGAACCAGCCCGAGGCGCACACCATCTTGGTGGCATTGCGTGCCGTGGCCGACATCGTGGCGCCCTCGGTGGTGATGAAGGCCGAAGCCATCGTGCCGATGGCGGAGCTGCCGCCCTACTTCGGCAGCGGCGTGCAGCGCGGGCACGAGTGTCACCTGGCCTATCACAGCACGCTGATGGCGGCTGGCTGGTCGGCACTGGCCCTGCAACGCGGCGACATCCTGCAGGACGTGATCGCGCACAGCCCACCGCTGCCGCCCAACTGCGCCTGGCTCAGCTACGTGCGCTGCCATGACGACATCGGCTGGAACGTGTTGCAGCACGAGGCCGCCGGCACTGCCGCGCAACCGCCGTTCTCGCTGCGCGAAGTGGCGCAGTTCTACGCCAACGCCGTGCCCGGCAGTTACGCGCGCGGCGAAAGTTTCCAGAGCAGCGGCGATGGCGTGCATGGCACCAATGGCATGAGCGCGGCATTGGTGGGCGTGCAGGCTGCGCACGAACACGCCGATGCGGCGGCGGCCGCCCGTGCGGTGGATCGCCTGGTGTTGCTCTACGCCGTGTCGCTGGCGATGCCGGGTGTTCCGCTGATCTACATGGGCGATGAACTCGCGCTACCCAACGACACCGCCTACCTGGACGATGCGCAGCGACGCCACGAAGGACGCTGGCTGCATCGCCCGGCGATGGCGTGGGAGCTGGCCGCGCAGCGGCATGACGCCTCCACGTTGGCAGGTACGGTGTACACGCGCTTGCGTGCATTGATCCGGCTGCGTGCGGGCCTGCCTGCGCTGGCTGCCACGCAATCGCTGGGCAGCGTCGCCCTCGGTGATGCCCGGCTGTTTGCACTGACGCGTGGCGACAGTTTCCTGGCGGTGCACAATTTCAGCGACGTGCCACTGCCGGTGGATCTCACCCAGACCGGACATGCCCTATGGGCTGTGCTGGACACCGACGGCACTGGCGATGCGCCCGAACCGCATACGGAGCTGTTGCTTCCGGCCTATGGCGTGCGCTGGTTGCAGCGTCGTTGAATCATGGGTTGATCTAGACCGCACTCGGCAAAGCTGCCGTGGTGCGCGTCGCGTGTCGATGCTTGAT
The nucleotide sequence above comes from Xanthomonas campestris pv. campestris str. ATCC 33913. Encoded proteins:
- a CDS encoding LacI family DNA-binding transcriptional regulator, which codes for MAKHPERATPAARPQMADIARMAGVSESTVSRALAGSPVVAERTRAYIKQIAADAGYQVDPVARSLRAKRSNTVSVAVPMMHALDQPLSDPFLMTMLALLAEELTGRGYSMLLSKLNRHQDGWVEQLARGSRSDGVIVLGQSSEHAALDAAARDGLPMAVWGSRIDGQSYISVGSDNFQGGALATEHLIASGRRRIAFLGDDQLPEVAPRFAGYRQALEQHGLEFDTRLHARSHFLSEDAYRLTRAMLKKTDAPDGLFAASDVIAVGAIRALVEAGHRVPQDISLVGFDDIPLAAYSQPPLTTVQQDLGLAARLLVDRLLALIAGEAVDSVEMPVKLVVRESA
- a CDS encoding MFS transporter, with protein sequence MSSTAPPLSFARILALNAGFFGVQYSFGLQQSNMSPIYNYLGADHASLPYLWLAGPITGLVLQPFVGALSDRSVTRWGRRMPYMVLGALVCSLCLLAMPFSTALWMAVCLLWVLDAANNVAMEPYRALVSDVLAPPQRPLGYLTQSAFTGLAQTLAYLTPPLLVWFGMSQDAANAHHIPYVTIAAFVIGAGFSAASILLTARSVREPVVPAAEIARMRKAGTGLGATLREIGSALRDMPPTMRQLAPVMLFQWYAIFSYWQYIVLSLSTTLFGTTEANSHGFREAGLVNGQIGGFYNFIAFLAAFAMVPVVRRVGPKYTHAACLLAAGVGMWVLPGIENRWLLLLPMIGIGLAWASMMGNPYLMLADSIPPERTGVYMGLFNLFIVLPMLIQIVTLPLYYEPLLHGDPRNVIRLAGALMLAAAVAMLCVRIRKPKAVAA
- a CDS encoding TonB-dependent receptor, which codes for MSTLHTLRLHALACAVTTCLCAPLALAQDATPPAPATPPAADSAAVNLDSVFVTGTSTATTKLKSSVSVSTVGAEAIEQSAPRSTAEIFRNIPGIRSESSGGEGNANIAVRGLPVASGGAKFLQLQEDGLPVMEFGDIAFGNADIFLRSDFTMDRIEAIRGGSASTFTSNAPGGIINFISKTGDTEGGSVGVSRGLDYDNTRIDFNYGAPFAEHWQFNIGGFFRQGDGVRDAGYTTDKGGQLKANLTRLFENGYVRVYGKYLNDRAAGYLPVPTSVRGRDGSPDLGGFPGFDPGNDTLYSRNFRTDVGLDGNNQPRRTDLGDGMHPISRTIGAEAWFDLGNGWNLSDKFRIADNSGRFVSPFPAEVTDAAALASSIGGAGAQLVEAGGANAGQAYTGTAIRTHLFNVAINDLGNVTNDLSLSREFGGDGRTLNLRMGYYTSRQTIDMDWTWNSYVQSLGRDSRLLNVVDAAGVSRSQNGLYAYGTPFWGDCCITRSYDVRYDVNAPYVSLTFDSGKLSIDGSLRYDMGDARGNYSGTAIAQNLDVNGDGVIQPVEQRVATVDTANARPVDYDWNYLSYSLGGNYLINDDLGAFARVSRGARANADRLLFGVIRDDGSVTSDEAVNVVRQTEAGLKWRRDGLSLFATAFAARTQEQNFEVTSQRFFNRSYKAHGIELEASYRYEGFTVNGGVTWTDAEIARDQITPENTGNVPRRQADFVWQLTPSYRGDGYQFGVNLIGTTEAYTQDSNQLKMPGYTQVNLFGDYRITDALTVALNVNNLFNTFGLTEAEEATIPANGIIRARSIAGRTTSLSLRYDF
- a CDS encoding amylosucrase: MASSPIDAAALRASVAAALDPSTAVATLARFDTHAPRLLDALSTLYGDHADYVTWLPQWLSALGVVAQARPAALRHLDDSRAPGWFGQQDMLGYSAYVDRFAGTLRGVAERVPYLQELGVRYLHLLPFLRARAGDNDGGFAVSDYGQVEPALGSNDDLVALTARLRAANISLCADFVLNHTADDHAWAQAARAGDTRYLDYYHHFADRNAPDQYDTTLVQVFPQTAPGNFTWVDETRQWMWTTFYPYQWDLNWSNPAVFGEMALAMLELANLGVEAFRLDSTAYLWKRPGTNCMNQPEAHTILVALRAVADIVAPSVVMKAEAIVPMAELPPYFGSGVQRGHECHLAYHSTLMAAGWSALALQRGDILQDVIAHSPPLPPNCAWLSYVRCHDDIGWNVLQHEAAGTAAQPPFSLREVAQFYANAVPGSYARGESFQSSGDGVHGTNGMSAALVGVQAAHEHADAAAAARAVDRLVLLYAVSLAMPGVPLIYMGDELALPNDTAYLDDAQRRHEGRWLHRPAMAWELAAQRHDASTLAGTVYTRLRALIRLRAGLPALAATQSLGSVALGDARLFALTRGDSFLAVHNFSDVPLPVDLTQTGHALWAVLDTDGTGDAPEPHTELLLPAYGVRWLQRR